Proteins encoded within one genomic window of Camelina sativa cultivar DH55 chromosome 19, Cs, whole genome shotgun sequence:
- the LOC104785621 gene encoding mRNA cap guanine-N7 methyltransferase 1 yields the protein MKRRFPDSPSSSGPPSSSRFKSNPEGDSQFLEDETTKNFARKVADHYSRRTNQTLEEREASPIIHLKKLNNWIKSVLIQLYARPDDAVLDLACGKGGDLIKWDKARIGYYVGIDIAEGSIEDCRTRYNGDADHHQRRKKFSFPSRLLCGDCFEVELDKILEEDAPFDICSCQFAMHYSWTTEARARRALANVSALLRPGGVFIGTMPDANVIIKKLREAEGLEIGNSVYWIRFGEEYSQKKFKSSSPFGIEYVFHLEDAVDCPEWIVPFNVFKSLAEEYDLELVFVKNSHEFVHEYMKKPEFVELMRRLGALGDGNNDQSTLSADEWEAAYLYLSFVLRKRGESDGARRSGRRKNGKMNLSKDDVLYIDN from the exons ATGAAACGAAGATTCCCTGATTCTCCTTCAAGCTCTggtcctccttcttcttccagaTTCAAATCTAATCCCGAAG GTGATTCTCAGTTTCTGGAAGATGAGACCACTAAGAATTTTGCCAGGAAAGTTGCTGATCATTACAGTCGGAGAACTAACCAGACATTGGAAGAGCGAGAAGCTAGTCCTATCATTCATTTGAAGAAACTTAACAACTGG ATTAAAAGTGTGTTGATCCAGCTTTATGCTCGTCCTGACGATGCTGTCCTCGATCTTGCCTGTGGAAAG GGTGGTGATTTGATCAAGTGGGACAAAGCTAGGATCGGGTACTATGTTGGAATCGATATTGCTGAAGGGTCG ATTGAAGATTGCCGCACGCGTTATAATGGTGATGCGGACCATCATCAACGGCGTAAAAAGTTCAGTTTTCCATCCCGTTTACTATGTGGGGATTGTTTTGAG GTAGAGCTAGACAAGATTCTTGAAGAGGATGCTCCTTTTGATATATGCAGTTGTCAG TTTGCTATGCATTACTCATGGACTACTGAGGCACGAGCACGACGAGCTTTGGCAAATGTTTCAGCTTTACTTCGTCCTGGAGGTGTCTTTATCGGAACAATGCCAGATGCCaatgttattataaaaaaactcagagaag CTGAAGGTTTGGAGATTGGTAATAGTGTATACTGGATTCGTTTTGGTGAAGAGTATTCCCAAAAG AAGTTCAAATCTAGCAGCCCCTTTGGTATCGAATACGTGTTTCATCTTGAG GATGCTGTTGATTGCCCTGAGTGGATTGTACCCTTTAACGTCTTCAAGTCTTTAGCAGAAGAG TATGATTTGGAGTTGGTATTTGTGAAGAACTCCCACGAGTTTGTCCATGAGTATATGAAAAAGCCAGAGTTTGTGGAACTCATGAGAAGGCTTGGTGCTTTGGGTGATGGTAACAATGATCAGA gcacATTATCAGCTGATGAATGGGAAGCTGCATATCTATATCTCTCCTTTGTCTTGAGGaag AGGGGAGAATCAGATGGAGCTCGAAGGAGTGGGCGGAGGAAGAATGGGAAAATGAACTTATCAAAAGACGATGTTTTGTATATCGATAACTGA
- the LOC104765956 gene encoding organic cation/carnitine transporter 4-like translates to MESPVERSGNDFRQPLLDKIPAKKEAEGEERLCIDEMLQRYCGEFGRWQMKHFVLTCLAWALEAFHTMVMIFADQEPEWRCVGSDCRVGSSTCGMDPSSWEWTAGKGSSTVSEWGLICGEKYKVGLVQALFFAGCMIGAGVFGHLSDSKLGRKGSLTVVCIINSIFGIATAFSPNYWTYVVLRFLTGFSTGGVGLTAFVLANEPIGPSKRGVAGMSTFYFFSAGIAILSGIAYVFRSWRELFIVSSLPSLLFLIIVIPFISESPRWYLVRGKVDEAMKLMHCIAKTNGRHIPDGVTLVVDDDVEDKNGERNNTAVEGSLKDVILSPLTRIRLLLTVAISFTVSIVYYGLSLNVVNLKTNLYLNVFVNAVAEMPAFAITAGLLDKYGRKPLSIGTQWFSCVFCLAGFAIWGAGTWKSVRMVAGVLGIFGMAGTYNLLFIYIAELFPTVVRNAALGCATQASQMGAILAPFVVVLGDELPFGVFAVCGLVGGGLAFYLPETLNKPLYDTMFGMHEAESNRGGREEVVVC, encoded by the exons atggagtCTCCGGTGGAGAGGAGCGGTAACGACTTCCGACAACCGTTGCTAGATAAAATTCCGGCGAAGAAAGAAGCGGAGGGAGAGGAGAGATTATGCATAGACGAGATGTTACAGAGATATTGCGGCGAGTTCGGGAGGTGGCAGATGAAACACTTCGTTTTGACGTGTCTTGCTTGGGCTTTAGAGGCGTTTCACACGATGGTAATGATATTCGCCGATCAAGAGCCCGAGTGGAGATGCGTCGGGTCGGATTGTCGGGTCGGGTCTTCGACTTGTGGTATGGATCCGAGTTCTTGGGAATGGACGGCTGGTAAAGGAAGCTCCACCGTGTCCGAGTGGGGGTTGATTTGCGGCGAGAAGTATAAGGTTGGTCTCGTTCAAGCTCTCTTCTTCGCCGGATGCATGAtcg GTGCAGGAGTATTCGGACATCTATCCGACTCGAAGCTAGGAAGAAAAGGCTCACTAACAGTCGTTTGCATTATTAACTCAATCTTCGGAATCGCGACAGCTTTCTCCCCAAACTACTGGACCTATGTGGTTCTCCGGTTCTTGACAGGTTTCAGCACCGGTGGTGTAGGCCTAACCGCGTTTGTCCTAGCCAATGAACCTATAGGACCGAGCAAACGCGGTGTAGCCGGAATGTCAactttctacttcttctctgCCGGCATCGCAATTCTATCCGGCATTGCTTACGTTTTCAGATCATGGAGGGAGCTTTTCATAGTGTCTTCGTTACCGTCTCTCTTGTTCCTAATCATTGTTATCCCATTCATCTCCGAGTCCCCTAGGTGGTATCTCGTGAGAGGCAAAGTAGACGAGGCGATGAAGCTGATGCATTGTATCGCTAAAACGAACGGGCGTCACATTCCCGACGGAGTCACTCTTGTTGTAGACGACGACGTGGAAGATAAAAACGGAGAGAGGAATAATACTGCTGTTGAGGGTTCGCTCAAAGATGTTATACTGTCGCCTCTCACGCGGATCAGACTTCTCCTTACAGTCGCCATAAGTTTCACGGTCTCGATAGTGTACTACGGACTAAGCCTCAACGTAGTCAACCTCAAGACCAATCTCTACCTCAACGTATTTGTCAACGCGGTGGCGGAGATGCCGGCATTTGCTATAACAGCGGGTTTGCTAGACAAGTACGGGAGGAAACCGTTGTCCATAGGGACGCAGTGGTTCAGCTGCGTCTTCTGCCTAGCCGGATTCGCTATATGGGGAGCTGGTACATGGAAATCGGTTAGAATGGTTGCAGGGGTTTTAGGGATATTTGGGATGGCCGGAACGTACAATCTTCTGTTCATATATATAGCTGAGCTGTTTCCTACGGTGGTGAGGAACGCGGCATTGGGCTGCGCTACTCAGGCGTCTCAAATGGGAGCGATCCTGGCGCCTTTTGTGGTGGTTTTAGGGGATGAGTTACCGTTTGGGGTGTTTGCTGTTTGCGGGTTAGTGGGAGGTGGGCTTGCGTTTTACTTGCCGGAGACGCTAAACAAGCCCTTGTATGATACAATGTTTGGGATGCACGAAGCTGAGAGTAACAGAGGCGGCAGAGAAGAAGTAGTAGTGTGTTAA
- the LOC104765957 gene encoding probable histone H2A.2 produces the protein MAGRGKTLGSGVAKKATSRSSKAGLQFPVGRIARFLKNGKYAERVGAGAPVYLAAVLEYLAAEVLELAGNAARDNKKTRIVPRHIQLAVRNDEELSKLLGDVTIANGGVMPNIHNLLLPKKTGASKPSVDED, from the exons ATGGCTGGTCGTGGCAAAACTCTTGGATCTGGCGTTGCTAAGAAGGCGACTTCGAGAAGCAGCAAAGCCGGTCTCCAGTTCCCGGTTGGTCGAATCGCTCGTTTTCTCAAGAACGGCAAGTACGCCGAACGTGTTGGTGCCGGTGCTCCTGTTTACTTAGCCGCCGTTCTCGAATACCTCGCCGCCGAG GTGTTGGAATTGGCTGGGAACGCAGCAAGGGATAACAAGAAGACTAGGATTGTGCCGCGTCACATTCAGCTAGCTGTGAGGAACGATGAGGAGCTGAGCAAGTTGCTTGGTGATGTGACCATTGCTAATGGAGGTGTGATGCCTAACATtcacaaccttcttcttccaaagaagACTGGTGCTTCCAAGCCTTCCGTTGATGAAGATTAG
- the LOC104765958 gene encoding uncharacterized protein LOC104765958: MASSTLFKLNTQTFKALNPSSPSLCPPNSRIFHLHFSKSLSQQHSKLNHKPTTTTRFFAPLCFSPPSPSSPPNSKEEAILQAKTCLSSCLIKPLNNPQLASPKLKKLKQPRFRLEIPILDDDSPSSLSQLAFSIFHDLPISRRGSPNVKLLFLWPDTSFLDSAIKAFRSDSISHTAVSPVSDSVTKALRSADVAVFMSPERTQMEDVRTASEAFSSKPVVMINPRWLFEEEKSFGDEFNGFIGSFEVIYAFTGLEVRGVLSKRKGVIFKCVRDGVVSGERWNVLVEEEEGNGTLKVVSQFKARPSMDEVELVLYNLMAMNSPITKSAKFLKDLVSNITGKK; the protein is encoded by the coding sequence ATGGCTTCTTCGACTCTCTTCAAACTCAATACACAGACATTCAAAGCTCtaaacccttcttctccttcgttaTGTCCTCCAAATTCCAGAATCTTCCATCTTCATTTCTCCAAATCACTCTCCCAACAACATTCAAAGCTCAACCACAAACCCACCACAACTACTCGTTTCTTCGctcctctctgtttctctcctccttcaccttcttctcctcctaACTCCAAAGAAGAAGCCATTTTACAAGCCAAGACTTGTCTCTCTTCTTGTCTCATCAAACCTTTAAACAACCCACAACTCGCTTCCCCAAAACTCAAGAAGCTCAAACAACCAAGATTCCGTCTTGAGATCCCAATCCTTGACGATGactctccttcctctctctctcagctCGCTTTTTCGATCTTTCATGACTTACCCATCTCGAGAAGAGGCTCTCCCAATGTCAAGCTTCTCTTCCTCTGGCCTGACACTTCTTTCCTCGATTCCGCCATCAAAGCTTTCCGGTCAGACTCTATCAGCCACACTGCCGTGTCCCCTGTTTCAGACTCTGTTACCAAAGCTCTGAGATCTGCTGACGTGGCGGTTTTCATGTCCCCAGAGAGAACGCAGATGGAGGATGTTAGGACGGCGAGTGAAGCTTTTTCTTCAAAACCTGTGGTGATGATCAATCCGAGATGGTTGTTCGAGGAAGAGAAAAGCTTTGGTGATGAGTTCAACGGCTTTATAGGTTCCTTTGAAGTGATTTATGCGTTCACAGGTTTAGAAGTGAGAGGAGTGTTGAGTAAGAGGAAAGGAGTGATCTTTAAGTGTGTGAGAGATGGTGTTGTGAGTGGAGAGAGATGGAACGttcttgttgaggaagaagaaggtaatgGAACTTTGAAAGTGGTCTCACAGTTCAAAGCTAGGCCATCAATGGATGAAGTTGAGCTTGTTCTCTATAACTTGATGGCTATGAATTCGCCTATCACCAAATCAGCTAAGTTTCTCAAGGATTTAGTTTCAAACATCACTGGGAAGAAGTAA